The Spea bombifrons isolate aSpeBom1 chromosome 4, aSpeBom1.2.pri, whole genome shotgun sequence genome segment TCAGTCTGACATATCCCACTGTGCTAATGAAAGAGCAAAAAGGGAATTTGGGATTATATCCTCAAAAACCTGCACTGGCACACTGCCATGTTGACTGGACTTGGGAAATTTTACTCCTCGTAAAATAACCTATAACATTACAACACTAGTCAATGTACCACTAATCGTGAAAGCACAAGAACAATTTACTTAATGAGATTTGCCAGCACACGTAATGTGTCAATATTCGCACAACAGTATACtggaaagcaaagaaaaaaacagggcATAAACCACCAGAAACTCTTGCTGCTCTTCTAATGAGTCTGAGTTAATGAAGCTTGTCCAACTTGCCAACTCTTCTATCTAGAGGGAAGACATTAAGTTAATGTATTTGGATGCACTTTCTGTGTCCATGTCCCCTCCCTTCACTCCATCAACAACCATGGAAACAAATGACCCTGGCAACTCATACACTGCTGCCAAATGTGCCCTATTAATTTCTGCCACCGTATAGCTGAGGGCAATGTTTATGACACAGAAGCTGAACCCTGTATGTTGTAGATCGGGAATGCAGGGAAGATGGTTTTAGAGATCAGATCAGCACACTGTACACAGTCATAGCAGCAGAATATCATACATATGCAATTCTGTATATGTCATTAGTCTGTTTATTACCTGAATGGTTAAATGACCCCATACCCACCATTTAATATCTTGTTACTTACACAGTGGCAGTTGGAAGAAATGTAATACAATGAGTGCCTATTTCCCCCTGATGTTCCTGTTGTCTATGAGCTCAGAATGAAGTATACTGCGGCACTTAAAGCTGCAACAATGTGTATGGCAACGACGGATTATGTGTTTGTTGACTTAAATGTGaacatgaaatacattttctttatttaaatgtctGAGTTAAATAAATATCAGTAGCTATTCCAAAAGGCAAATAAAAAGTCTTAATAAAGCCACGGTACACATCTCCAACACAAAACTGTAACTCAAAATACAGTGTCCCCAATTTATTCCAGACCTGGCTGCCCTTGAACAGTATATGAAATAATCCTTAAAATTAGCAGAATTTTATGGATTACTCCCATAATGCACAGCTGCCATAATAGACTGAAAAAAGTTCCATGTTTAAGAGAAGATGATTAACTTTGCAATTTAAGCACTTGTTATAGTAGGGTCTGGGTCATTCTTCAGCTTTCCAATTCTACAAAAATATGTGTGTCTAATGGTGACTCCTTATGAACTGTGGTGCTCTCATCAGAGAATGACCTTTGTACGTTTGACTAAGATCTTTCAAAATGTTACATCACTATACAACTTGGTTTAAAACAAAGATTGGGTTTTTGTGTGGGGTTCCTTGATAAATTCATTGTGTGGGGTTTTGTCTTGTTTAGGGTTCCAGCAGCAGCTGTGTGGGTGGAATACTTAACACAAATTTTCAGACATAAGGAATCATAACACCAACACAGGATATGACGTTGTGTATATATGATTATAATTTCACATGTAATATTATGTTCTCATGATTTCTATTTCTTCTTGTACAAGTTGATATCAGTTCACTTGTATTAGTGTCTACAAATAGAACATTGCTACGGAAAATGAGCAGATGGAACCCAGATGGAACCCATATTAATGCTTACCTCAAGATCACCAAAAGACTGCAGGATATTGAAGATCATTCACAATATGCACACagtttttctcattttaaccTCTGATTCtggttgtttaaaaaaaaaatatatatatatacttaatgtaaaataaaaatgtattatttcaccAGATATATTGGAAAATATGtgattttcttgtttgtttgtttttatgtatgtatctgTGAGTACATACTAACTAACCTTATCTGTGGATTTATGCCAACTTTTAATTTTGAGTGCAATATATGCTGCTCACTTGTTTATAAAACAGATATAGTTTCCTCCAATCTTCTTCCTAGGCCAGAGTGGTAGAACCTTAATGTGAATGTGATAGATAAGtcgaacagcctctcagcagaagtggtagaggttaacacattAAGGAATTTTAGCTTGATTAGAAGACTAAATGGACCATTATCTgccataaaattattattattattatagttatctGAGTTACATAACTAACCCAAATACATAATACTAATCTGTGCATCCAAACATTCCCAAACCATTGATTTGTAAGAAAGTTTTTCTATGTTATTGATCTTACCTTTTTTCCAACAAAGAGGTCTTCTTTGTTAAAGTTATAGCTGCAACCTTTGCCATTAAAAACTTGACATTTCTGAATTCTACATGGAGCAGGTGTGTCTAAAAATTGCTACCCAGCAGTATTTAAAAGTTATATCCTTCACACATTGAATGCGGCATATGTTATACATACTGCTGGTCAGACTTGAAATGGCCGAGATGGCAACGCTATTAATATTATCTAATATTTAATGAAGACATAACTGGAGCCACATTTATCATTCTTGACATTTAACTATTACCCACCattctttattatacatttatattaacatGATGGTGGGAAAGTATGAATAGGTTttcaaaaaacatacatttatctatgttcacattatatacacacaattttTCTTGTAGAAATTAATGTGTGTAATGGTAAGTATATAAGTCTGTATCTTTGTTGGTTTGTACTAGTAATAGTTGCAACCActgattataaaataaacaaataccaaaaaaaaaagaaatttcaaAATGTGTTTATGTAACACTGGCATTGATGGGTTAATGTATTAACATCATTAGGGGCCCTATATCAAAGCCAAGTTCTTGATCAAAAATCTTTGGATAAACATATGTGATTAGATATTTACACATAGGGGAAAGTCCACAAAGTTTCTACATAGaacacatttaaatgaaaagacTGTCTGTCAGGGTGCCCATAGGGACTGGACCTGTTACTTGACATTGTCTGCGGCTGGGAATAAATCGGCTCACAGTCTGCAGACTCTGTCAGGTCAGACAACACATCCCACAGTTCAGAGAGAATAGGAGAACACAGGGAATCAGATCTTCAGCCAATGTCTGCAACTCATAAAGCTTTGATGCCAAAGCTTTGAAGCTGAAGCACATTGATCTTCATATGTGCCCATATTAAACCAAATTAACCTAATGACTGTGACAAGTTTAGCAGGTTAAAGACACATTTCTCCTTCTGAAGCAAAGCTATCAAGGGAAATAATATGTTTAAGTATACCTTTGATGACTAACTAGCACCCTAGTAAAGAAGTGCCCCCTGTCACTTCCTTAGGGGTGCAACCGACAAAGGTTTTCCAATCCCAGACTGGATACGTCCTTTAAAGACACATTTAACTATCTTATGTAATCAAACATGTAGGTATATTACAGGAAGATTGTTTGCCActctccaaatatttttttattcctttatcTTTCTATTTTATTCACTAGGCTTTCTCCTGAATACTAAAGGAGCAAAAAAAGATTTGAATCATATGAAAGTCGGAGTTAGATGGATTGTTTGAGTTAGCAGATATGTCATAGTGGGACCTTAGGAGAGCCTGATAACCCTCCACCACCACCAAAATCTATAACaattaaatagatatatttttaataggtaAAGGAAAGGCATATAAGGGAACTGTGATACTCTGTGCTAGTCATATTTAAAGGACATTTCCTGTTGAGAGCAAGAAATATACAATGGGCCATCCTAACTTATAAGTACAATGTTAAATCAGCTATGGTCTCATGGATCTTCAACATCTTCAGTACTTCTCATTTCACACCCTTGCATTCAGGACTGTAGATTGGGTCGCCACCCATCCCGAAATCTCGACAACTTTACACTGCTTAGTGCCGTCATCCCCAGGGAGTTCTTCATCATGTCATGATCCAACTCATACAAGAGTTGACCATCCACCTGTGCTCTTTTAAAGGTGGCAGTGTACTGCTTCATATTGAGCAGCTGTAGACATTCACACACCTGATTCACAGTTAGAGGTCGAAGATCTACTGGAATATCACAGATTTTTGTGAAGGTTGTAGCTTGTTGGGTCTCTGCCTCTTCAGTTGGTTCCACAGTCAATGTGCCTGTGTTTGGCAGATATTCTATAGTGTTTTGCTGCAGCACACTGATATCGATGTATATTGGCTCGATAGTGCTATATTCTGTCACTTGTGAAGAAAGGTCTTTTTTATCTAGTAGAAATATTTCTGAGAAAGAAAAGTTTGAGATATTTCTCATTAGTTTGCATGTTATTACTCAATTTAAGCTGCAATATATTGTAACCGTTAGGACTGGGCAATGttctgaagaaaaaatattgggaAACCATACTATTTTGGATTTATGTCTGTATTATTGGTTGGAAAGTAAGAAGGGAGTAAAGCACATGGCCACAGCCATGTTGCCATCACTAGAACTGATGaaaacaaaccaatacattagttAGAGAGGGCATGGCTCACAAGCttggtggtcacaccaaatattgagtTGATTTTGTTGTTTCTTCTGTTTACCTCCTTTCTGATAGGAGGTTTTCTTGCCCTTAGTGACATATTTGCCATTAATACTATACATTTCTTCATTCATGATTcaccttttttatgtttagtgtacacacacaatttatttatttcaaggacaTAATTgacatttggtaaaaaaaaaaaacatactctaTACCCACGCATTGCTGATCGCAGTACCCGCAACCTCATCAGTGAAGTCTAGATAAACCCTCTGGGAACTCTTTTACTTTTAACTGAATTTCGGCATTCTTTGTGATTTAAGTATTATCAGTGCCCGACGCAAGCATAGTTTAACCAGCTCTGTAACCAGATCTgtgcaataaaacatttacataaaaataagagATGCTAAAGCAGACTGCTCAGATGAAATGGGACTCAGAGCATTGGCATGCAAATTCATGGTTGCCACAGTCAAAGACATTGACTTAAAAATGTTACTGCAAAGGCTTTGTGAATATTGTTACCTTAATCTTGAGAtggattttgctttgttttagtgAAACCATACTTAGGGTAGGACATGTTTTGTTTGTACCATGCTCAAAATATAGTGCAATATGATAAATAGGTCAATCAGTGAGCTAATTTCCTGAATTTGATTATATTAAGTGACATTCTAAGATGTAGCTGCATTAaagttttataatttaattgaaTTTGAGAAAATGAGACTTAGATTCAAGCCAATAAGGAATATTTTTCTTGATGTGCTTCCTAATGTATGGAATACTGAGCCTAACACAAGTGCATTCTAAAAGTATGCCGCATGTCCAGAAAAGGGGCCCCTTGGACTGTTAATCAAGGGGGAAAATGTACTGCTGTCCTAGGCAGGCAGTTAAAGACATGTTAGCTGTTGGTGTTGCAAACTTGGGGATTTAATGTTAGATGCCGTGGAAGGACTTACCCTTTTCCCCCTAGATCTCTTAGGTCACGGTTAGAGCATGGGTAGGTTGACCCAGCTCGTAGGCTGCTGCGCTGGCTGTGCACAGAAGTGTCTTCTTGTTGGATCTCCTGGGGAGGGCATAGGCAATCTCCAGGAAGTAGTCCCCGGTGCAGGGAGCAGGGGAAGACAACAATGGCCAGCAGAAGTAGGGCAGAGAGATCGATGTTTCCAGCTGGGCTACGGCCCAATCCAGCGCTAGGTATAGATGGTGGCTGAATACCTGGTGGGCACGcagtttcaatatttttatgatatgtGCTTGCCATGGGTTGCTGAATTTCTTGGtattattttgatgttttgtcTACATTTCAGGAATTGGCAGAAGCTCAAAGATCATCCTCTGTTCTGCATTACATAGATGACTTCCTGTTTGTGCTAAGCTGCTTGTGACTTTTGGTGAGGTGGCTAGGGAATTTAGGTTAAGGAGTAAGGGGGTGAAGAGACTCAGATTTAAAGGTCTTCCGTCTCCCTGAGACTTGAGGCGCAGTTGTTGGGTCATCTTCAGGAACTAGGAAGGCATGGCCGAAGTTGATTTAGTCACTGCTTGGTACCTGAACTTTGCTTGCAGAGCCATGCCTGTGGGCAGAGATTTTTGCAGATGCCCATTGCCTCTCATTGACAACGGTTTGGGTGAGTTGTTTCACATGTTACATCATGATCAAACGGAGGATTTGGAAATATTGGAAATATAGCATCAATTCTTGAAGCAATCTAAAGCTGATTTGGAACTTCTTACTGATGCACCCGGATCCATCGGGGTGGTGGCTTACTTAAAAGGTCACAACTGTGCGGATCAGTGGCTGTAGGGATGGTTGGGACTGAAGCTTTGTCGGAACATGGCATTTCTAGAGATGTGGTGCATATCATCAATAACCTGACGTTAGCTTCGTAATAGGAATCAGTGGAACTGGGGGGGCTGTGTCCTGGCCACTCCTGCCACAGTCCTCGTTGCGAATGTCGACTACTAGATCGGTAGCCTTCTGATTCTCAGAGTAAAGCTGCTCCTCTAGGTAAAAGAACCTTACACAAATCATGACATGACACACCAACCAGGGTGCAAAAGAACACATTTCTGCTGGGACCTGGCATAGTTTATATAGCCACTTTACCAGGGGAAGGGGAATTGACATTATACAGGAAAGGATTTACATAATTAATAGCACAGCACAATAGGATCAGATTACACAGACAACTTCAGCACCAGACGAATCTCCTCACTCATTCAACAATGGGTAATACATACAGAGGTGCAAAGGATAAGAGAAGTAACACTTAAACGTAGACTAGATGGTGAGTCTTTCTTACTACAAATGGAAACAAGAggtacaaatacaaaatattacagtGTAACCCCTGTAAATGCAAAAATGCAATCCCCATCTTTTTTATAAAATGGGGGTCCAACATCTGTTACAGGGTTCATTAGTATTACTCATCTTGGTGTTACTTCATTGATTTTATCATAATATCTGTATTAGGATTAGGCATGTACTAGGAGTGCACAACTTCATAGCTAATGCTTTGTTTTATCTAAAGCTCAAGAAGTTCCATGCAGCAGCTGCGGAGGCATCCCTCGTTGGTCTTTCTGGCACCCATTATTTAAGGACCCTGGCTTTGCCAACCTGTTAGCCTTACTTCAGGCTTTTTTGTCCGGGCGGTTAATGAGGTACTATGCGTGAATATGGAGGCACTGGCAGGGCCTGGCAGAGTGAAGTGAGGTTCTGAGGGGATGAAAGACGATGCCAGGCAGTGTTGGTATATCTGGCCGAGTTGCAGGAGTCCGGTGTGTCGGGCTCAATGGCTAAGCATTCCATCCAATAGTCAGCACATAATGGAGATCTTTGAGGGGGAGATCGTGTCTGAACGCGCTTTGGAAGGCATGTCCAGTGGGCGGCTCATGGCACTAACCCATAATGTTTGCCTTTTTCCTTCAGGTGAGGGGGAAGAGTTTGGCCTGGGTGATGTGCAAAAGGCTCTAGACCTAAGCAGTCATGCATAACAGACTTCTGCACACAgaccaaaaaaacaatgttttagatACGTGTTTGGTCCATTTGGTACACtgcattttgtttcctgccctttggGTTCAGACGAAATTCAGAGAGCTTTTCAATTTGTAAACAAAAATTGTTCTCACTCAGCCTCAATCCCATTCTCACAGTCACTCTCAGGCTGTCAATGTCTCCCAACCTTCTATACCAACTGCTTCCCTCTCCCCGTCTCCAATTtcgcttcttgtcttgcctcttcttgtttgtCTGTCAACTATATTCTTTCTTGATCCAATACTCCCCGCTATCCACTGTGTTGTCCAGGCCTACGGGAGCGTTTCCGCAAAAGGGCAAAACCTTCGCGCACACCCggccccgattggaggaatggggggtgGCTGTCACAGTGGAGCTTGTCGTGGCTCCCCCTTTTGCTGAAGTCCAAAGAGgcaagaataatgcagacagagaaagaaattgcagaaacacttctctttcttcgtggatctgtctgcattattctggccacTTGGAAAACGTCTGCAAAAGGGCCATTAATATAGAAGCAGAGTATCTTTTACTAATCAGCTTACATTCCTGATGGGAAATACAAGTTCTTATTTTATAGGTCAGCAGCACACTCTAGTGGTGAGAAATTTACAGTACTCTTGTTAATAGACCAATCCAGTCCAAAGATGAAGACGAGTAACCGCCTGAGGTACAGTACTTTTTTGGAATTTCCATTAGTTTTAGATTCTACTTTAAAGTAGATCTGTAATACGTATGTAATACATACAAAACCATATGTCCCCATAAATCCCTgtcacatataaaaatgtatcttaGGTCCAGGTCAAGGTGACCCTATGTTGTTCCAGGACTTACCCTCAAATGTGGCCTGATTCGTttttcctttagtttttacttcATATGTGAACTTTTCACATATCACTTTCCATTTCTCATTGTTTCCTTGCTTTAATCCCTTGGCAGCAACCAGCTTGAGTTGTGTCATGTACATTGGAACTATAATGGGGTCTTCTATAATAAGTTTTCctttatgaataaaaaacaataaaattcattatatttaataataagtaTCAACAATTTTGCTTTTCTGAAATTACAATGAAAGAATAATTATTTGAGATCAGTACAAATACTGGTAAATAGGGATTCCATGTccaaacatgcatggaataaacCTGTGGCTCtatattttggcaaaaaaacataacctCACCTGCCACATCATGGCAAATCCtaataaaaaacactttgtgAACTTTAAATGTGGCTGACAATCTTAATGTAAATATGCTTACAAAGTTAAAAACAGGGACACATACTGTCTGTATTTAATCacaattgctttttatttttttttctcaaattatTTTAACCTAATAATTATTAAGCGTTagattatatatacaaaataagtattaaaaaaaagtctatttgCCCttgaaaatacattatataaattgtgtgggtatactaaatataaaaagggcAATCGTGATTGAACAAAAGTAtagtaaaaatgtcaaaaaaagcTATATCACAACATTTCCTTTTGTTCTTCTTATCTCCCAGAGGCAGTTAGATTTTACATACCATACAGGAAGAGAGGCAAAAATAAAGCAAGGATGACTTAGAAAAATCCCCACTTTTTGTAAACTTGTGTTTCAAGTAGATctctttaacctttttactcATTTCAGCATACTTTACATTACTTTACTTTGATTTTCTTATAAATACATCTATTTCCTGTCCAAGAAATGTTCGTCTTTTTGTTCCTATATTGTACACTAAAACTTAATTTGCAGCAGGCTTTTATCTACTGAATGAAATCACCAACGCAAAACTTGTCCTTCTCTAGCTGTAAATGATAGACATTACGGcagaaaaaaagcttatttCTATTAAGGCGCTAACTACTAAGTAACACATTTCACTTCTACATACCCTTATCAATAATATGTCCAACTAAAAATGATTCTTCATAGGTGTCTATTAATGTGAGGTCGAAAAGCTGTTCATTCTGAGAGTTCAATTCTCCCTTCTCCTTAAAAGAAAGAATCTTGGAAAGATTGACAGTGATAGGTAGGGTGTATTTGGCCAATATTTCTTCCAGGGTCAATGGATCTTGTATCTTGAGACCTACACAAAAATAGAAGACGTTGGATTACTACTTTTGTTAATTCTATATTAGCCTTTTGTCTTGTGTGGCCTAAATAATGCCAtggaaaaatattgaaattactGCAGCTTTTTCCATTCAgcttcacataaaataatacatattatttcgGTCTATTATTCCAAGTGATGTCTCTCTGGGTCTGTTTCATAGCCTATCTattcacatacacattttttttattattctgttaGTGATAAACTATACTTGATGTAAACCAAAATGCAGAAATACTGTGGGTTGTATTTACTTAACTGTAAGTTGCGAGTTGAGATGACATCTCCAGgtgtgagcctagggttagcaGCATGCCTAGGTCGAGTATTTATGTACTTGCCctctactaacacacacacatactagtacatacacacactgatgctaacaccatacactaacacactcactctagTTTCATAtgccaatacacacacacagatacaggtACATCTCTGTCACTCTTACTTACCTTGCGTGGAGCCCAATCTTCTGCCGCACTACTAGTCACATAACATCacgttatgtgaccctgctggtTTCCATGGCGCACGCCTGGCCAACTCAACTGAGTTTCTTACAGGGAAATATCACTagggttgacccttcataatagATAAGTCCTGGGTCTGCTAGGACATTTCTAACAACTGAGCTGTCCAATGTCCTAGCAGACGCCTGCAGATTAGCACTCACGGTGACTGAACTAGGCATTCCGTCTGATGTGAAAGGCAAGGAGAGTTGATCAGTAGAAGGACGTGAGTGTAATTTGGCATATTACACGTGCAATTATAGCCTAGTATGgaacatttgaaatgttgataAGCAGATAAGCAAGAGCCACACTTACCTTTTGCTGGATCAGCGGCCACTATGAATTTTAAACTTTGCAGATTGAAAGGCAACGAGAATAGCTTTCCTACTTTGGATTCAGCTGTCACTCTTTTCTGGTTGTAAACAGAGTGGACTCTGAGCACCTGCCAATTGGACAAGAAATATTGGTTACAATTCAAACTGAATAGCTAGGGGAATAACTCTTTGCCGGCAGTTATTTGTTCCTTGGCTTATagtatttaaattataatattatatatgtctTGAAACTGTCTTACCATCAGGCCTGTATTTAATTGTATTCAAGCtacattctgtttgtttttcatttactgtTTTTGAAAGTATTTGTCTCTGTAACTAGTTGGtgaagatgttttatgtttaattcATAATCTGTTTTATATATTCCCCTGTTTGTGTATTAGCCTCCCCTTCCTACATGACTATATTTGGTGAGCAGTCTTCCTTCTTTACGCTCATTTAGGCTGTGTTACCATACCTAAGAATTTATTAGGCACCATAGTATACATAGTAGTTTAAAATTCACATGGCAAGTGAAGGCCTAGGGTCTCCAGGATCATGCGCAGTACACGGAGTAATACTGGGACAGTTTAAGATGCTCTCTAAGCCTCAACTCGGTCTGAACATGTGTTGAAACTACAGTATGTCAATTCCCATTGGCCTTTTGGTGCGTGCAAGGGATATTTTATATTGCCAGCTATGGCCTGTAATGGCACACTTGTTTCTAATTCCATTTTATGCATGTAAGCTACAAATTCTGCTATTAAATTTCTACAAAATATATCTGTATTATAACAAGCACAATAACAAGTAATATAGCTCCAGAATGTTTGCATAATAACTGGATAATCTCTATGGCATTGTTTCTTGCAAATATTTTAGCACATACAACAATTTACaaatctatttttgttttagtaaattcaatttaaatgcctTCTCAAATTACTTATGCTTTCCTGTCTTTAGTTGTTTGTTCTATATTTCAGTTAATTAATATACCATTATATTAATACAATTCAGTTTTTTACTTCTTTGTCATCAGATGGTTCCTAGTCAATGCAGGTACAGGTTTTGGGAAATATTGTTTCTGAAATTAGCTTGTACCCTCATGTTGTTTAACGCTTTGTAGGAGAAGGTGTAGCAGCAGAATAAAAGGTTAGATTATGTACAGTAAATAGATTAGAAACATTTGCGTACCAGGATGTGTTTTTGTAATAATGACAAAAATGTCACCCATCCAGTATAGAAATAGCCACTTCATTAACCATGTTGTTGTTACTGCATTTCTCCCAACAGTCTCGCGCTCTAAACTCCCCTGAACATATCTGAGAACTCTCAGGCTTTAAATACAAATCAATGCACAGAAGATCAACTGATCAGTGAGTTACAGTTAAAGCGGAACTACAGTATAACAAACCTCTTTTCTGTATAAATGGCATCGACAAAGTATTTGAAAACCATGTATTTACAGTCATCATGCATCGGTGTCAAAGGCGAAGCTTTCACTCTGATCATAAAGTTGTTAAATATTAACCTGATTACCCATTTCGGTCTCAGTCAGTGTCGACACCAAACCTCCCCAAAACCCGCTAGTAGGTAGTGTTCATATAAACTGTGGAACACCATAATGTGTATTGAAAAGTAAGTGTAAGTTTTTCTCTTAAGGCCATCATTTTGGTTATTAATATTAGACGACCAGATGGAACCAAACATTTTGGTTTTGGCCTCTTAATCAAGGGTAGACTCCAACCAATCCATCTACatgacaaataataataatttggaatGTAGGAAGGAAAGCGTGGGTGGGTCCTCAAGAATCCATTAATGgaaatttgcttttcttgacCCTGCAATAAAGAGTCTTGATTTAGTTTTATTTCCTATGTAGCGATCTTTAATTATGCCCAGAATAAGTTCAGATGAAAGATTAGTAATTGACAACCCCAACTGATGGTGTAGTGTCACTGTGGCAAACCAAATACTTTGCATGTGAAGACATTGCCAAAGGCAGTTACATTCTGAGTCTCAAGGCTTTTTGTTCCAGATTCAGGGTGAAGGCGCAAATTCTAAGGGTCGCATAGTCTGGAGATGACCTCTTCCTATTCTACATTGCTATGACCATATCTAAGGCTCCCAGTTAGTgattttgctaccagtatgttatggtggatatctctgcttgaatgcatgtaatgttttaaatgtatctt includes the following:
- the LOC128490657 gene encoding uncharacterized protein LOC128490657, with the translated sequence MDLSAVRWSSTEYTLHEYVSKFHDSLPNIIKVTEGFLGKQEIDSVSSGTVLRVHSVYNQKRVTAESKVGKLFSLPFNLQSLKFIVAADPAKGLKIQDPLTLEEILAKYTLPITVNLSKILSFKEKGELNSQNEQLFDLTLIDTYEESFLVGHIIDKGKLIIEDPIIVPMYMTQLKLVAAKGLKQGNNEKWKVICEKFTYEVKTKGKTNQATFEEIFLLDKKDLSSQVTEYSTIEPIYIDISVLQQNTIEYLPNTGTLTVEPTEEAETQQATTFTKICDIPVDLRPLTVNQVCECLQLLNMKQYTATFKRAQVDGQLLYELDHDMMKNSLGMTALSSVKLSRFRDGWRPNLQS